A genomic segment from Arcobacter acticola encodes:
- a CDS encoding RNA polymerase factor sigma-54: MAQSFSISTAQKQNLNLSLKLWLPMLQTSIQDLESYLTNLSYENPFLEVKKSKDFFTNFTSNGISGEFVESLALYATSLNDKLSDQIEDETLFPTPNSKKVALEILCDINENGYFDGDIEKIAQTCNVYKEYVESIRQRFSRLEPSGVGALDLEESFLFQLDAFDRKIDDELYNFTKKIIKDISHIDKYASHHRFNDAKDIIKYFNNPPAIEYINDNVQVIPDFFIEIGEDIDIKINNAYYPDIKVKNPFNTKNENIKEKLKEAKDLVNLLNLRKSTLYKIVLIIVEKQISFFVGGELRPFSMQEIASELGFAESTISRAVANKYVECNLGIFPLKYFFSNAVDKDLSSSQIKSYIKSLVEYEDKEIPLTDESILEFIETKFSLKMVRRTITKYRKMLDIPSSKERKKLYKVENL, encoded by the coding sequence ATGGCACAATCATTTTCAATATCAACTGCTCAAAAGCAGAACTTAAATTTATCATTAAAATTGTGGCTTCCAATGCTACAGACATCAATCCAAGATTTAGAATCGTACCTAACAAATTTATCTTATGAAAATCCATTTTTAGAGGTAAAAAAATCAAAAGATTTTTTTACTAACTTTACATCAAATGGAATAAGTGGAGAATTTGTAGAGTCTTTAGCTTTATATGCAACATCATTAAATGATAAGCTTAGCGATCAAATCGAAGATGAAACTTTATTTCCAACACCAAACTCAAAAAAAGTTGCACTTGAAATATTGTGTGATATAAATGAAAATGGATATTTTGATGGGGATATAGAAAAGATTGCCCAAACTTGTAATGTATATAAAGAGTATGTAGAATCAATAAGACAAAGATTTTCAAGATTGGAACCCAGTGGAGTGGGAGCCTTAGATTTAGAAGAATCATTTTTATTTCAACTTGATGCCTTTGATAGAAAAATTGATGATGAATTATATAATTTCACCAAAAAAATCATAAAAGATATATCACATATTGATAAATATGCATCTCATCATAGATTTAATGATGCAAAAGATATTATAAAATATTTTAATAATCCACCAGCTATTGAATATATTAATGATAATGTTCAAGTTATTCCTGATTTTTTTATTGAAATAGGTGAAGATATTGATATAAAAATCAATAATGCATATTACCCAGATATAAAAGTTAAAAACCCATTTAATACTAAAAATGAAAATATAAAAGAAAAACTAAAAGAAGCAAAAGATTTAGTAAATTTACTAAATTTACGAAAATCTACCCTTTATAAAATTGTATTAATAATTGTAGAAAAACAAATATCATTTTTTGTTGGAGGGGAACTAAGACCTTTTTCCATGCAAGAAATTGCAAGCGAGCTTGGTTTTGCTGAATCAACTATTAGTAGAGCCGTTGCAAATAAATATGTAGAATGCAATTTAGGAATATTTCCTTTAAAATATTTCTTTTCAAATGCAGTTGATAAAGATTTATCTTCATCTCAAATAAAAAGTTATATAAAAAGTTTAGTAGAATATGAAGACAAAGAGATTCCATTAACTGATGAATCTATTTTAGAATTTATTGAAACAAAATTCAGTCTTAAAATGGTGAGAAGAACCATAACAAAATATAGAAAGATGTTAGATATCCCATCTTCTAAAGAGAGAAAGAAACTCTACAAAGTAGAAAATTTATAA
- a CDS encoding 2Fe-2S iron-sulfur cluster-binding protein, translated as MTTRVEIINDFLAINVKPSSTIQDVVEASGSALPFGCRDGQCGTCLVSIEQGMEFISDINDKEKKVIAEAGAGMNTEKSRLSCQMKIVKPNGVIRIKY; from the coding sequence ATGACAACTAGAGTAGAAATCATAAATGACTTTTTAGCAATCAATGTAAAACCAAGTAGTACAATTCAAGATGTAGTTGAAGCATCAGGTTCAGCACTTCCATTTGGTTGTAGAGATGGTCAATGTGGAACTTGCCTTGTATCAATCGAACAAGGTATGGAATTTATTTCAGATATCAATGATAAAGAAAAAAAAGTAATCGCAGAAGCGGGAGCTGGTATGAATACTGAGAAATCAAGATTATCATGCCAAATGAAAATAGTTAAACCTAACGGTGTAATTAGAATAAAGTATTAA
- a CDS encoding nitrogen fixation protein NifZ: protein MGVNHKDIVDANTFLHDSVTASRSGKDEDEPKFGIGQKVKLLEDIKNDGTYPHAPVVTIMVQKDAIGYIKSIGEFLQVIRVYEVHFLDLNALIEVVGCREHELLAMEDYRDEVKEELEFMRKHREKYYSK, encoded by the coding sequence GTGGGTGTTAATCATAAAGACATAGTAGATGCAAATACATTTCTACATGATAGTGTAACTGCATCACGTTCAGGTAAAGATGAGGATGAGCCAAAATTTGGAATAGGCCAAAAAGTAAAACTTTTAGAAGATATAAAAAATGATGGAACATATCCCCATGCACCTGTTGTCACAATAATGGTTCAAAAAGATGCAATTGGTTATATAAAATCAATTGGTGAGTTTTTACAAGTTATAAGAGTTTATGAGGTTCATTTCTTGGACTTAAATGCCCTTATTGAAGTAGTTGGTTGCAGGGAACATGAACTATTAGCAATGGAAGATTATAGGGATGAAGTAAAAGAAGAATTAGAATTTATGAGAAAACATAGGGAGAAATACTATTCAAAATAG
- a CDS encoding nitrogenase-stabilizing/protective protein NifW, with protein sequence MQTVNDFYKLRDTEDFFDFFGLEFDQKLINIKRFHMMKEYGTLIKKGLDSIADENKLLEFLKFSLLRVYGDYKTGHSPSAADVWNMYETGKLDGCSSCDTTTSGSTQGGSCGC encoded by the coding sequence ATGCAAACTGTAAATGATTTTTATAAATTAAGAGATACAGAAGATTTCTTTGACTTTTTTGGTCTTGAATTTGACCAAAAACTAATAAATATAAAAAGATTTCATATGATGAAAGAGTATGGAACTTTGATTAAAAAAGGTCTTGATTCAATAGCAGATGAAAATAAACTTTTAGAATTTCTAAAATTCTCACTTCTTAGAGTTTATGGTGACTATAAAACAGGTCACTCTCCAAGCGCTGCTGATGTTTGGAATATGTATGAAACAGGAAAACTAGATGGTTGCTCTTCATGTGATACTACAACTTCTGGAAGTACGCAAGGAGGAAGCTGTGGGTGTTAA
- a CDS encoding flavodoxin domain-containing protein, which yields MAKIGIFCGTAGGTSMIIADALANEFGVDEVINMEEDFDDIDQLLSYDILFLGSSTWGQGDVHHSWVDVVLEIESDDIDFSGKTIALFGAGDCVKHGEHFGSALGKLYKTFTDVNAKVVGFFPIEGYKYDFSLAQHGDKFCGLVIDQHNEKAKTDERIEKWIDILKDELNL from the coding sequence ATGGCAAAAATTGGAATATTTTGTGGAACAGCAGGTGGAACTTCTATGATTATTGCAGATGCATTAGCTAATGAGTTTGGTGTTGACGAAGTTATAAATATGGAAGAAGATTTTGATGATATTGATCAACTACTAAGTTATGACATTCTTTTTTTGGGAAGTTCAACTTGGGGTCAGGGCGATGTTCATCACTCTTGGGTTGATGTTGTTTTGGAGATAGAATCAGATGACATAGATTTTTCAGGAAAAACAATTGCTTTATTTGGAGCTGGAGATTGTGTAAAACATGGAGAACACTTTGGTTCTGCCTTGGGAAAACTTTATAAAACTTTTACAGATGTAAATGCAAAAGTTGTTGGTTTTTTCCCTATTGAAGGGTACAAATATGATTTTTCACTTGCACAACATGGGGATAAATTTTGTGGACTAGTAATAGATCAACACAATGAAAAAGCAAAAACAGATGAACGAATTGAAAAATGGATTGATATATTAAAAGATGAACTAAATCTATAA
- a CDS encoding NifX-associated nitrogen fixation protein: MEAKELFIKTLIGQVRALDQFGTWTGKSDADLLQEKYIRTKEDLKNIPIIADIDEMQIKDIRLIFQAVALAFEKITGVMASVVMEMSHEGFGRVVVFAGKIVLCEKFFKDAHRYSFREYSKLEEEGEKFLLNAQETYNKYKNV; the protein is encoded by the coding sequence ATGGAAGCTAAAGAGCTATTTATAAAAACCCTAATTGGCCAAGTAAGAGCACTTGATCAATTTGGAACGTGGACTGGTAAAAGTGATGCTGATTTACTTCAAGAAAAATATATCAGAACTAAAGAGGATTTAAAAAATATTCCTATTATTGCTGATATTGATGAAATGCAAATCAAAGATATTAGACTTATCTTTCAAGCAGTAGCACTTGCTTTTGAAAAAATTACAGGTGTTATGGCTTCTGTTGTAATGGAAATGAGCCACGAAGGATTTGGAAGAGTTGTTGTATTTGCAGGAAAAATTGTACTTTGCGAAAAATTCTTCAAAGATGCTCATAGATACTCATTTAGAGAGTATTCAAAATTGGAAGAAGAGGGTGAAAAATTTCTTCTAAATGCTCAAGAAACTTATAATAAATATAAAAACGTATAA
- the nifX gene encoding nitrogen fixation protein NifX produces the protein MKSIKIKSNGSTSGNIRVAFATSDLENIDSHFGSAKQFAVYEISKESTTVCEIIKIDTKDTDLTVELLKGIDIVYFTNIGAIAAAKIINNGIFPIKYKETVSIEEEIKKLTDMLNTNPPPFIKKIIEKKAA, from the coding sequence ATGAAAAGTATAAAAATAAAATCAAATGGTTCTACATCGGGAAATATAAGAGTTGCCTTTGCCACAAGTGATTTAGAAAATATCGATTCACATTTTGGAAGTGCTAAACAATTTGCTGTTTATGAGATTAGTAAGGAGTCTACAACTGTTTGCGAAATCATTAAAATAGATACAAAAGATACAGATTTAACTGTTGAATTATTAAAAGGTATTGACATAGTTTATTTTACAAATATTGGAGCAATTGCAGCTGCAAAAATTATAAACAATGGAATTTTTCCTATTAAATATAAAGAAACAGTTTCAATAGAAGAAGAAATCAAAAAACTAACTGATATGTTAAATACAAATCCACCTCCATTTATTAAAAAAATCATTGAAAAAAAGGCCGCATAA
- a CDS encoding SagB family peptide dehydrogenase — translation MQKFHDKTNINAKKNLTGSSFIDYRTQPRTYKKYPHFFLSFNINDYEELGFLNNIGKITDTKTYGNESIQLRVNPSAGGLYPNEVYIQLRGIKGLVSGVYHYMPLENKITLIHELSNDGLEYYFKEKNQKKFIFLLSNAYFRSSWKYEQRAIRYLLLDTGHILGSIFAALELENIPFDIDFNFDKEALNSDFSFDNYESFYVAVSCGDYKKIEVKKLRTPIVNVCACDYQIKDTFIEEFYKNSFKDDFPIISNIDLLKDINKKILYEAINKRRSIRAFRNKGITKEDFLFITKNIFEFASKYDLEIYFINNNISNMKKGIYKNVKLQKEGDFKETAIKLALNQKLAGQSAFTLFFTSSNIKNYFYLYILSGFISQILYLRTTSINLSSSGIGAYFDDITKEFFETSNNIFYVFAIGK, via the coding sequence ATGCAAAAGTTTCATGATAAAACAAATATCAATGCAAAAAAAAATTTAACGGGTTCGAGTTTTATAGATTATAGAACCCAACCAAGAACATACAAAAAATATCCCCACTTCTTTTTATCTTTTAATATAAATGATTATGAGGAATTGGGATTTCTTAATAATATAGGAAAAATTACAGATACTAAAACTTATGGGAATGAGTCAATACAACTAAGAGTAAATCCTAGTGCTGGAGGTTTATATCCAAATGAAGTTTATATCCAATTAAGAGGTATAAAAGGCTTAGTATCTGGAGTTTATCACTATATGCCCCTTGAAAATAAAATCACTTTAATACATGAATTAAGTAATGATGGTCTTGAATATTATTTCAAAGAAAAAAACCAAAAGAAATTTATATTTTTATTATCAAATGCTTATTTCAGAAGTTCTTGGAAATATGAACAAAGAGCCATAAGATATCTTCTTTTGGATACAGGTCATATCTTGGGTTCTATTTTTGCAGCATTGGAACTTGAAAATATACCTTTTGATATTGATTTTAATTTTGATAAAGAGGCCTTAAATAGTGACTTTTCTTTTGATAATTATGAGAGTTTTTATGTGGCTGTTTCTTGTGGTGATTACAAAAAAATCGAAGTAAAAAAACTAAGAACTCCCATAGTAAATGTATGTGCTTGTGATTATCAAATAAAAGATACATTTATTGAAGAATTTTATAAAAATAGTTTCAAAGATGATTTTCCAATAATTTCAAATATAGATTTACTAAAAGATATAAATAAAAAAATACTTTATGAAGCTATAAACAAAAGACGTTCAATTAGAGCATTTAGAAATAAAGGAATAACTAAAGAAGATTTTTTATTTATCACAAAAAATATCTTTGAATTTGCTAGCAAATATGATTTGGAAATATATTTTATTAATAACAATATTAGCAATATGAAAAAAGGTATTTACAAAAATGTAAAACTACAAAAAGAGGGTGATTTCAAAGAAACAGCAATAAAACTAGCACTTAATCAAAAACTTGCAGGACAAAGTGCTTTTACTCTTTTTTTCACATCTTCAAATATTAAAAACTATTTTTATTTATATATTTTAAGTGGATTTATCTCACAAATTTTATATTTAAGAACTACTTCAATAAACCTATCTTCTAGCGGTATAGGCGCATATTTTGATGATATAACAAAAGAATTTTTTGAAACTTCCAATAATATTTTTTATGTTTTTGCAATAGGAAAATAG
- a CDS encoding ankyrin repeat domain-containing protein: MTSNLKEWLALNGYSQDNLNSVGKYGNSAIMKASREANLSIVDELISLNVDLNVKNIDGNSALWNACFGDSYACFEALVSAGINIDSQNVNNVTSLMYCASAGKDIFVELLIKHKANTELMSLDDFKAIDLAVTPKIVKLLKNAKVS; encoded by the coding sequence ATGACTTCAAATTTAAAAGAGTGGTTAGCTCTAAATGGGTATTCTCAAGATAATTTAAATAGTGTTGGTAAATATGGTAATTCTGCAATAATGAAAGCTAGTAGAGAAGCTAATCTTTCTATTGTTGATGAACTAATATCTTTAAATGTCGATTTAAATGTAAAAAACATAGATGGAAATTCTGCTTTATGGAATGCATGTTTTGGAGACTCTTATGCTTGTTTTGAAGCACTTGTAAGTGCAGGAATAAATATAGATTCACAAAATGTAAATAATGTAACTTCATTAATGTATTGTGCAAGTGCAGGAAAAGATATATTTGTTGAGCTTCTTATAAAACACAAAGCAAATACAGAATTAATGAGTTTAGATGATTTTAAAGCAATAGATTTAGCAGTAACACCAAAAATTGTGAAGCTTTTAAAAAATGCAAAAGTTTCATGA
- the nifN gene encoding nitrogenase iron-molybdenum cofactor biosynthesis protein NifN, which translates to MEAISKKPLQLNPIKLSQPMGAMLCFLGIKNCMPLMHGAQGCASFTKVFFTRHFNDPIAVQTTAVNNITAVIDGGDYAISESIKNITAKVKPDLVGLFTTGLTETKGDDIKGASSLVKDIQQMVYVNTPDFEGSIESGFAKSIEAIIEQLVERANELDSNKALIIPNVNLKPIEVEKIKDTIALFAYEVFSLPDISESLDGHLGLKQGALSSGGISVEDIRKLANSSLVITIGKSVQKCGEKILEKNANINLFHFDSLGGLEDSDKFFKRLCSLKNISQPHPSIVRWRKRLQDALLDTHFTIGSAKVVIALEPDQALSVANTIMEAGATIKAIVTTHRNDLLDSIPCENLLIGDFEDVESFLHESDIVISNFHAERIAINHKKALLVRGFPDFEGLGNQLKNDLLYEGSSYLLFELANLINHHKLGVSHEH; encoded by the coding sequence ATGGAAGCAATAAGCAAAAAACCTTTACAATTAAACCCTATAAAATTATCTCAACCAATGGGAGCGATGCTTTGTTTTTTAGGAATAAAAAACTGTATGCCACTTATGCACGGGGCTCAAGGCTGTGCTTCTTTTACAAAAGTATTTTTCACCCGACATTTCAATGACCCAATTGCTGTTCAAACTACAGCTGTAAATAATATTACAGCTGTTATTGATGGTGGTGATTATGCTATTTCTGAGAGTATCAAAAATATTACTGCAAAAGTAAAACCTGATTTAGTAGGACTTTTTACAACAGGACTAACTGAAACAAAAGGAGATGATATCAAAGGGGCTAGCTCTTTAGTAAAAGATATTCAACAAATGGTTTATGTAAATACTCCTGATTTTGAAGGTTCAATTGAAAGTGGATTTGCAAAATCAATTGAAGCAATAATTGAGCAATTAGTAGAAAGAGCAAATGAGCTTGATTCAAATAAAGCCTTAATAATTCCAAATGTAAATCTAAAACCAATAGAAGTAGAAAAAATCAAAGATACCATTGCACTTTTTGCTTATGAGGTTTTTTCACTTCCTGATATTAGTGAATCACTTGATGGTCACTTAGGTTTAAAACAAGGAGCTTTAAGTAGTGGAGGAATTAGTGTTGAAGATATAAGAAAATTAGCTAACTCTTCACTTGTTATTACTATTGGTAAAAGTGTTCAAAAATGTGGAGAAAAAATACTTGAAAAAAATGCAAATATAAATCTTTTTCACTTTGATAGTTTAGGAGGATTGGAAGATAGTGATAAGTTTTTTAAACGATTATGTTCTTTAAAAAATATTTCACAACCACATCCTTCAATTGTACGATGGAGAAAAAGATTACAAGATGCACTTCTTGATACTCATTTTACAATTGGAAGTGCCAAGGTTGTTATTGCCTTAGAACCAGATCAAGCCTTAAGTGTAGCAAATACAATAATGGAAGCAGGTGCCACAATAAAAGCAATAGTAACAACCCATAGAAATGATTTACTAGATTCAATTCCTTGTGAAAATCTTTTAATTGGTGATTTTGAAGATGTGGAATCATTCTTGCATGAGAGTGATATAGTAATATCAAATTTTCATGCAGAAAGAATTGCTATTAATCATAAAAAGGCCTTATTAGTAAGAGGTTTTCCTGATTTTGAAGGATTAGGAAATCAACTTAAAAATGACCTTTTATATGAAGGTAGCTCTTATTTATTGTTTGAGTTAGCAAATTTGATAAATCATCATAAATTAGGAGTTAGTCATGAGCATTAA
- a CDS encoding LysR family transcriptional regulator, translating into MDSSLLKVFVSVANRKSISLGAEDLGFTQSNVSLRIKQLEKVVGYNLFHRIPKGVILTKEGERLYPFAVDIVKKTEEARLQMKNVSHQTILRIGSGQANVAIRLLQFINKLNKKYPNMELELYTNANPQILEQILDYKLDIAFITGNPNHKDLLVLNKFYDDLYLVESKINEAKNCLIGYKKDSSHYKFLEEYTKQKGNLDFKTIFIENYELILGCVKAGMGKAYVSKQIIDKYAYTDDLILTKIPKEPQTHLICRKDYIPMISDYLKKVKLN; encoded by the coding sequence ATGGATTCATCTTTATTAAAAGTATTTGTATCAGTTGCAAATAGAAAATCAATCTCATTGGGTGCCGAAGATTTAGGCTTTACTCAATCAAATGTAAGCCTTAGAATTAAACAATTAGAAAAAGTAGTTGGATATAATTTATTTCATAGAATTCCAAAGGGTGTAATACTGACAAAAGAGGGTGAAAGACTCTATCCATTTGCTGTTGATATTGTAAAAAAAACAGAAGAAGCTAGACTTCAAATGAAAAATGTTTCCCATCAAACAATACTTCGTATTGGTTCTGGGCAGGCAAATGTAGCTATTAGACTACTTCAATTCATAAATAAACTAAACAAAAAATATCCAAATATGGAACTAGAATTATATACCAATGCCAATCCACAAATTTTAGAGCAAATATTAGATTATAAATTAGATATTGCTTTTATTACTGGAAATCCAAATCATAAAGATCTATTAGTTTTAAACAAATTTTATGATGATTTATATTTAGTTGAATCAAAAATAAATGAAGCAAAGAACTGCTTAATTGGCTACAAAAAAGATAGTTCCCATTATAAATTTCTTGAAGAGTATACAAAACAAAAAGGAAATTTGGATTTTAAAACAATATTTATAGAAAATTATGAACTTATTTTAGGTTGTGTAAAAGCAGGTATGGGAAAAGCCTATGTTTCCAAACAAATTATTGATAAATATGCTTATACAGATGATTTAATTCTAACTAAAATACCAAAAGAACCCCAAACTCATCTAATATGCAGAAAAGATTATATTCCTATGATTAGTGATTATTTAAAAAAAGTAAAGTTAAATTAA
- a CDS encoding AEC family transporter, protein MTLFLTLLGKILPLYFSIILGIFSTAFLNCNKDTIAKILLFILAPIIVFTATISVKLDASVVFLPIFFFLLSTIIAFSTLAYFKKVYSDNTANLLAFSTATGNTGNIGIPLAILFLDSHIVDVFIFTVLASLLYQNSVGYYITAKGNFTAKQSVLKVLKLPVLHAFLLGLLCNLLGFRIPEMFMDYNNYLKGAYAILGMMLLGMGMEKVRTNNSFDKKFIFYTLFIKFIIWPVLIILFIYLDNTFIHFLNKEFYLLMFIFCIVPLAGNTVTVATLLDVKPEKMSLAVFISTLVSLFYIPLMIYLYNLNM, encoded by the coding sequence ATGACACTTTTTTTAACACTACTTGGTAAAATACTACCCTTATATTTTAGTATTATATTAGGAATTTTCTCAACGGCTTTTTTAAATTGTAATAAAGATACTATTGCAAAGATTTTACTTTTTATTTTGGCTCCAATTATAGTTTTTACAGCAACCATTAGTGTAAAATTAGATGCTTCAGTAGTATTCTTACCTATTTTCTTTTTCCTTTTAAGTACAATTATTGCATTTTCTACACTTGCATATTTTAAAAAAGTTTATAGTGATAATACTGCTAATTTATTAGCTTTTAGTACAGCAACAGGGAACACTGGAAACATAGGTATTCCACTTGCTATTTTATTTTTAGATTCCCATATAGTTGATGTATTCATTTTTACAGTCTTAGCTTCACTTTTATATCAAAATTCTGTTGGGTACTATATAACGGCAAAGGGGAATTTTACAGCAAAACAAAGTGTTTTAAAAGTTTTAAAACTCCCCGTACTCCATGCTTTTTTATTAGGATTATTATGTAATTTATTGGGTTTTAGAATACCTGAAATGTTTATGGATTACAATAATTATCTAAAAGGAGCTTATGCAATATTAGGAATGATGCTTCTTGGAATGGGAATGGAGAAAGTAAGAACAAATAACTCTTTTGATAAAAAGTTTATCTTTTATACTTTATTTATCAAATTTATCATTTGGCCAGTTCTTATCATATTATTTATATATTTAGACAATACCTTTATACATTTCTTAAATAAAGAGTTTTATTTGCTTATGTTTATATTCTGTATTGTACCACTTGCAGGGAATACGGTAACAGTTGCAACCTTACTAGATGTTAAACCTGAAAAAATGTCATTGGCAGTTTTTATATCTACTTTGGTATCTTTGTTTTATATTCCATTGATGATATATTTATACAATTTAAATATGTAA
- a CDS encoding nucleotidyltransferase family protein has product MEKYNNLAIIILAAGTSSRLEGKSKQLLIYKKETLLRNSVKKAIQISNNVFVVLGHKKEECENELKDLDINIIYNENYQQGMGSSLALGVNHTKDFDYTMVMLCDQPFIPLSHYQSLKRSILNENIIASLYGEKPKVPAIFPKKFYNEISKLKADFGAKELLKKEYCIKVVLEENYSIDIDTLRDVDLYLHI; this is encoded by the coding sequence ATGGAAAAATATAATAACTTAGCTATTATAATTTTAGCTGCTGGAACATCTTCAAGATTAGAAGGCAAATCAAAACAACTATTAATATATAAGAAAGAAACCCTTTTAAGAAATAGTGTTAAAAAAGCTATTCAAATATCTAATAATGTTTTTGTAGTTCTAGGTCATAAAAAAGAAGAGTGTGAAAATGAACTAAAAGATTTAGATATAAATATAATTTATAATGAAAATTATCAGCAAGGTATGGGTTCAAGCCTTGCTTTAGGAGTAAATCACACAAAAGATTTTGACTATACAATGGTAATGCTTTGTGACCAGCCTTTTATTCCATTATCACATTATCAATCTTTAAAAAGAAGTATTTTAAATGAGAATATTATCGCTTCTTTATATGGAGAAAAACCAAAAGTTCCCGCAATATTTCCTAAAAAATTTTATAATGAAATCTCCAAATTAAAAGCAGATTTTGGAGCAAAAGAGCTATTAAAAAAAGAGTATTGTATCAAAGTAGTTTTAGAAGAAAACTATTCAATTGATATTGATACTTTAAGAGATGTTGATTTATATTTACATATTTAA
- a CDS encoding XdhC family protein encodes MFQNKQSLKFIEDCKNKKLDIVVTSVIETLGSTYAKAGNMMLVNSKGEFTGVLGSNFLQNKVLENSKEALQTKKPQYFESIPIDESSGHGTSKYFSQAFFFEDNYGALGLALKSENKTLLRSIKDNSFEIIDEVSFIKFENDKFYQTIKKPYSLLIFGSGAHVSSLISMANLMAWETTVIDINIKESFVNQADTLIELENLEDILTMDLSTYNASVILSHSPKTDSTYLKALINSNIEYIGLMGNKKNMQKTKEHFNLGNDERFFAPVGLDIGGNTHQSIALSICAQIEAKKNGKI; translated from the coding sequence ATGTTTCAAAATAAACAATCCTTAAAATTTATAGAAGATTGTAAAAACAAAAAACTTGATATAGTAGTAACTAGTGTTATTGAAACACTAGGTTCTACTTATGCAAAAGCTGGAAATATGATGCTTGTAAATTCTAAAGGTGAATTTACAGGTGTTTTAGGAAGTAACTTTTTACAAAATAAAGTACTGGAAAATTCAAAAGAAGCTTTACAAACTAAAAAACCTCAATACTTTGAATCAATCCCAATAGATGAATCTTCAGGACATGGAACAAGTAAGTATTTCTCTCAAGCTTTCTTTTTTGAAGATAACTATGGTGCTTTAGGTCTTGCATTAAAAAGTGAAAATAAAACATTACTTAGATCTATAAAAGATAATAGTTTTGAAATTATTGATGAGGTAAGTTTTATAAAATTTGAGAATGATAAATTTTATCAAACTATTAAAAAACCTTATTCTCTTTTGATTTTTGGTTCAGGAGCTCATGTGAGTTCACTAATTTCTATGGCAAATTTAATGGCTTGGGAAACTACAGTTATAGATATAAATATAAAAGAATCTTTTGTAAACCAAGCGGATACCTTAATAGAACTAGAAAACTTAGAGGATATACTAACTATGGATTTAAGTACATATAATGCTTCCGTGATATTAAGTCATAGTCCAAAAACTGATTCTACTTATTTAAAAGCATTAATAAACTCAAATATAGAATATATTGGATTAATGGGTAATAAAAAGAATATGCAAAAAACAAAAGAACACTTTAATTTAGGTAATGATGAAAGATTTTTTGCACCAGTTGGTTTAGATATTGGTGGAAATACACATCAATCAATAGCACTTTCTATTTGTGCTCAAATTGAGGCTAAAAAAAATGGAAAAATATAA